Within the Nitrospiraceae bacterium genome, the region TTGGAAACCGGAATTAAAGTCATTGACCTGTTGGAGCCCTATGCCAAAGGGGGAAAGGTCGGGTTGTTTGGTGGCGCCGGTGTGGGAAAAACCGTCATCATCATGGAACTTATCAATAATATCGCCCTTCACCACGGCGGGTTTTCAGTCTTTGCCGGAGTCGGTGAACGAACTCGGGAAGGTAATGATCTTTGGCATGAAATGCAGGAGTCCAAAGTCATTGATCCCCATGATTTCTCCAAATCGAAAGCCGCTTTGGTTTATGGTCAAATGAATGAGCCCCCTGGAGCGCGTCTCCGCGTGGGCCTTACCGGACTGACCATCGCCGAATATTTCCGTGATGAGGAGCATCAAGATGTGCTGCTCTTTGTCGACAACATCTTCCGATTCACTCAAGCGGGATCCGAAGTTTCCGCCTTGCTCGGTCGAATGCCATCAGCCGTCGGCTATCAACCGACTTTAGGTACGGAGATGGGAACCTTGCAAGAACGGATTACATCGACCAAGAAGGGATCCATCACCTCGGTTCAAGCGATTTATGTCCCGGCTGATGACTTGACTGACCCAGCTCCGGCAACGGCGTTTGCCCATTTGGATGCCACTACCGTGTTGTCCCGGCAATTGGCCGAGTTGGGCATCTATCCTGCGGTCGATCCATTGGATTCCACCTCAAGAATTTTAGATCCCCATATTCTGGGAGAGGAACATTACCAAGTAGTGCAACGGGTGCAAGGCACCTTGCAACGTTATAAAGATCTCCAGGATATTATCGCAATTTTAGGTATGGACGAATTGTCGGAAGACGACAAACAAATTGTGGCCAGGGCGAGGAAACTCCAACGGTTTCTCTCTCAGCCCTTCCATGTGGCAGAAGCCTTTACCGGCTCTCCAGGGAAATATGTGAAACTCGTTGATACCGTTCGAAGCTTCAAAGAAATCGTGGATGGAAAATACGATGATCTTCCGGAGCAGGCCTTCTATATGGTTGGGCCAATCGAAGAAGCCATCGAAAAAGCTGAAAAACTCGGATACAAACGATAATGGCAGGTGCTGGCGTGACGGCGTCATCAGGAAAGATTCTTTTGGAGGTGGTCACCCCCGATCACCGGTTGCTCAGTAAGGAAGTCGATTACGTTTCGGCTCCTGGAAGCGAGGGGGATTTCGGTGTCCTGCCCGGCCATTGTCATTTTCTGACCACCCTGCGGATTGGCGAACTTCAATACCGTATTGGAGAACAGACTGCATACATGGCTGTGCTCTGGGGGTTTGCTGAAGTGACGCCGACTAAGGTGACGATTCTGGCAGAAATTGCCGAAAAAGCAGAAGACATTAACGTGGAACGGGCCGAGGATGCTGTTCGAAAAGCGGAAGAGCGTCTGGAGCGTGGTGGGCTACCCTCGGAAGTAGAGGAAGCTCGCGTCAGTTTAGAAAAGGCCCGCCTCCGGCAAAAAATTGCCGGTCGCCACCGCCAACAGGCCGATTCCCGTCTTATATAAAGTAATTGACCGCCCCATTTTTCTACCTGCCATGCCGCATGTCGCTACGCGGACGGAGTTCATCGTCACCGCAGGCGAATCGCCCAAACGCCTTGATCATTTTCTTGCCCATCGCGAACCCTATTTTTCCAGGACAGCCCTCCAACGATTAATCGAAGATGGCCATATTACGGTCGGTGGTCAGGTTGTGAAACCCAGCCACAAGGTCAGGCCTGGTGATTTCATTGTGCTGGTCGTACCGCGTCCAGAGCCCGTGGCAATCAATCCTGAACCGATTCCCCTTGTCATTCTCTATGAAGATGAATTCCTACTGGTTCTCAATAAACCGGCAGGCCTTGTGGTTCATCCCGCTCCTGGTCATTGGACCGGGACTTTAGTTAATGCGCTCCTGCATCACATGCAAAGCGGGGAAGGGCATCTTTCAACTATTGGAGGAAAGGAACGTCCGGGGTTGGTGCATCGCCTTGACAAGGAAACGACCGGAATCTTAGTGGTGGCGAAAAATGATCAAGCTCACCGGTTATTGGCGGGACAATTCAAAGCTCATTCCATCATTCGCGTTTATGAGGCGTTTGTGTGGGAAGGGCCAAAGACGCGGGAAGGCCGGATTGAGTTGTGGATTGGACGAGATACCAAAGATCGGAAAACCTTTTCCGCACGCACAACCAATCCCAAAGAGTCGCTAACCGGTTACCGTGTGAAAGAACGATTTGGGGCAGCGGCGGCACATGTAGAGTTATTCCCTGGCACAGGACGCACGCATCAGCTAAGAGTTCACCTCAAGGCTATCGGATGTCCGATCTTGGGTGACCAAACCTATGGAGGGAAAAAGGTCATGGCTATTGGAGGGATTGGGATTCCCCGTGTGATGTTGCACGCCAAAGTTCTTGGCTTCGTACATCCTGTTTCAAACAAAATGATGACATTTTCAGCCGAATTGCCGGAAGATATGGTGACCGTACTGAATGGCTTGAAGGGCAGGGAAGACGCATGGTCGTCTTGACAAGCAGGCAAGCGATTGGAGTAGATTTCAAGATATGAAAAAAGAGGTAAAGCTGGAACCTGGGCAGGTGGTTGACACATTAGGAGAACTGATTGCCAGTCTCTCGGCTTTTGCCGCAAAGGTCCCGGCCAAGTCCATGCTGGCATTGTCTGGTGGAATTCGTCCGACCCCGGAGGCAGTCGATGCCTATGAAACCACGGTCTATCGATTTCGTGACCGGGTGGGGGTCACGTATAAAACTCTCCCTCCCTTATTTGTCGAATCTTTAGAAGCCTTCGAGGCGGGGAAAGTATTTGACGCCGTTCCTCCGCTGTTGCAATGCGTTGAACAGTTGGTGGAATTGCACAATCAGGAAACTATTAAATTCACTTCATCCCAACAACAACGTCTTCGTGATTATCATCGCCGTTTAGAAAAACTTGTCCCAGAAGCCACACAATCCGAAGTCGATCTCCCTACCCCTGAATCGTATTAAGCTTGTTGTCAAAACTGCGCAGGATACCCAGATCTCGCTGAGGGAATTTTGATTGGGGAATAATCGCAAGGAAAATTTCTGCGAGAACAATCGGAATAATGCCCTGGTCTTATTTGTGGAAACTTTATCCTTCCCTCATACCCGCAATTTGTGACCGGAATTCCATTTCAAAAAATATGAGATGTTTTTGAGATGAACGTCTACAAATTATTGCAAAAGGCCAGGATGGCTGAAATTTTTGGTTATCAGCTGAATTCTAGGAGGACTTGAAAAGGAGCAGAGTCGAGTAAGGATTTTTATTTTTTTCACCGAAAAAGAATGGTCGATGGGATTCTTCTTCGAGAACAAGGATCAGTTCAAGTTTGCAGGAGCAAGAAACTGAAGACCCGTTCTGAGGATAAGCTGGTCTCCGTTCGAAGAGGGCGGGAAAATCACACGCCAATTCCTTCCTTTATCTCGTAACCCTTCTCCAATTAAGCTCAGGTGGTACTGAGCATCATTATTTAACGCTATGGCCAGGCTCAGATTGCAAAGGAAGGTCTTACACCCTAAGTGGTAGGAATGAAAGACCAACAAACCCAATTCTTTGGCAACTTGTTTATTAAGGGGTCCTTGCACATGAAACATAATGGTATCAGAGGCCAACTGTTCGGTACGTATCATTGGATTCCTGACGTTCAAAAATATGAAAAATCTTGCTCAAGCCCATTTCAACCCAATAGGAGTTTCTTTGACTATTCCCCAGAGGGGTGGGCCCGAGAGGTGAAAGCGAGTAACTGATAACATGCCTTAATGGAGAATAAAAAGAAGCCGGAACGACCAGGCGAAACCTGACGAAATGAGAGATTGGTTGACGGGGAGTTTGGTGGGATGTATAAAGTCAATTCTTCATGCGTCCGTAGCTCAATTGGATAGAGCATCGGCCTTCGGAGCCGAGGGTTGGGGGTTCAAGTCCCTCCGGGCGCACCATTCAGACTTCCCCTGTGGTCTTGATGATGGTAACATCCCCTCTTCCCGCTCGTAGGGCAATACACGCATACGTAATTGTTGAAGCTCATCACACGTCAGGCAATGTCGATTCTTCTGTTTCATTATTTCCTTCCTGCTGATGCATGGCCTATTTTCAATTAGGGCAAGCGTAATAGTATTGTTGTCCATTCATCATATCAAAGTTGGTATCTTTTTCCGGGATTCTGAGAAATGAGTTGGTCGAATAGCCTCTTGAGTTAACAAATCCAGACTATTTGTTGGAATTGACCATCATGGGTAGTGAGATATCTCCTTTTCTCAAATGAATAGCTCCTGGGTCGCGTTCCTTGAACGCCCATCTATCCATATTCCCCTTCTCGTGGTCATTGGTTTTCTGGCCTTTAGTTCCAATGCCTCTATTTCTTTGTTTGGGGAAACCGAGGGTTTGTACGCCATTATCACCCACACCATGATGGCGGCCGAGGATTATGTGCATCTTTGGTTACGGGGAGAGCCGTACTTTAGTAAACCACCTCTTTTCTTTTGGCTTCAGGCGGGATTCATTCATGGTTTGGGATGGAGTGAGGCTGCGTTACGGTTGCCGTCGATTGTATCCAGTTTGGGAACGATGATAACGACCTATTATTTAGGACGCCTGTTGTTTTCAGGGATGGCAGGATCTTGGGCCGCCCTGGTATGTGCGACCTGTTATGCGGGTTTGTGGTTTGGTCCATTGGCCATAATCGACCCGGTACTAACTTTTTGTATGACGTTGGGAATGTATGCCTGGGCCCGCGCGTATTTTCAAGAATCATCACAGTATTGGTATCTGATCGGTTTTATGGCGTTGGCACTGGGCTCAATGGTCAAAACGTTACATGCCATGGCCTTGCCGGTTCTGGTGATGGGAATATTCTTATGGATGCGCCGTGATGAACGAGTATTCCGGGAATCGTATTTTTGGGTTGGATTCGTGTTGAGTGGCTTGTTACTGAGTGGCTACTACTTGTTACTTGGCCCCGAATTCAGACAGCATTTTTTCTTTGAAGAAAATCTCAAACGCATGATCAGCGTATCGGGCGATCAACAATATTCTGCGTGGGAGGCCTATTGGGGCAAACGTCCCATTTTTTGGTATGGTCTAGTAATCTGGTTCGACTTTTTCCCCTGGTCGGCCTTACTTCCATCTGGTCTTTTTCTCCTATGGAAGCGTCGCCCCTGGCTTGAGTCGCCGAAAGAATTGTGGGTCTTTCTATGGGTCGTGGTGTACTTTGTGGCGTTGAGTTTGGGGCCCGAAAAGCATGAACGATATCTTATGCCTCTCCTCCCGGCATTCGGTTTGTTAGTCGGCTATGTGTATCATCGACTTCTGCGTGAAGCGCCAGTATTAGAAGGAAAGGGTATGTTGAGGGGCTTGTTAGCATGCTTGGGTGGCATTTTTTTGGTTTCGGTATTTCTTGGACCTATTCTGTTGCAAAAAAAATGGCATGTTCCGTTGGACGTCATGCCTTTGATTCTTCGTGTTGGATTAGGCACGTTAGGCCTGATAATGATCGGCCTGGCCGTCAAGAATTATCTGCGAATGGGTCTGATGGGTGTGGGGGTGTTGGGTGTGGCCCTTATGGTGACGGTGACCGGATTTATTATTCCTGGTATTCAAGCGGAAGGTTCCCCCAGGCTGGCATTTGACGAAAATCAACGGCGACTGAATAATCAAACTGATCCAATATCGGTGTTTCAGTCATGGGATTGGCGGGGGGATGAAGATGAATTTTATTGGGATTATCTCCATGGTCGTTCACGAATCGTGGGAAAGGGTCTTAAAGATTCCTTGGCGTTGGAAGAACTCAAAAGGGATGTTCAACAATCTACGCGTCTGGTGATGATGACCAAGGACCAGTATCAACAAATCATTTCCGATGCCCCCAATTTAAGTGCCAATGTATTATTTGAATTCTACCGTTCAAAAAAGAACATTGTGCTTCTTTCTCTCGGTTGGAGAGCACAGCTGGCGGATTCTTGGGACACCCAAAAACAATGAATTCAAAAAAGTTTGCCAAATGTTGAATTCACTGTAAAATTTAGTATCTGGCCCCTATGAAGCGATTCAGGTTAATGGATGGGGGAAATAGTCCTAAGTCCAAAATATGCCCTCGTCTGCCATCCGGTCTACATGCTTACCAAATCATTAAACAAGCAAAAATCATGAATTATTTCCATCGATTAGGATTATGTCTCCTCATGATCGTGTGTGCCTGGTCTTCGCAAGTAGAAGCCAGAGTGCAGATTAAGACTATTCCCTATAACCATGGGGAAGTTGGTTTGGAAGGAGTTGTGGCCTGGGATGATGAAATAAAAGGTAAACGTCCGGGTATTTTGGTTGTTCACGAATGGTGGGGACTAAATGAATATGCCCGAACTCGTGCGGAACAATTGGCGGCCCTGGGATATGTAGCGGTGGCGGTGGATATGTATGGAAAGGGAAAAGTGACCACTCATCCCGATGAGGCCAGGCAATGGATGCAACAAACCACAGCCAATGTAAAGATGTGGCAGGCCAGAGCGAATGAGGGATTTCGGCTTCTTCAGACTAACCCCCTGGTAGATCAAACCCGTTTAGCAGCTATTGGGTATTGTTTTGGAGGGGCGACCGTTATGCAAATGGTGTATGATGGAGCACCGGTCAAAGGGGTCGTAAGTTTCCATGGGTCGCTCCCTCTTCCGCCCGCATATTCTGCCGTAAAGAGTTCAGTCAAAATTCTTATTGCCCATGGGGAGGCCGATCCGTTTCTTAGCCAAGACCACATTAGGAAATTTAAACATGCTTTAGATGAGGCCGGGTTAGATTGGCACATGGTGATTTTTGGTGGTGCCCAACATGGATTCACAAACCCATCGGCCAATCAATATGGGATGAACGGTGTACAATATCAAGAACAAGCTGATCGACGGTCATGGGAACACATGAAAATGTTTTTTGATGAACTGTTTCGATAAGTAGAATTCGCCAGGCAGGAGGCTTTCTATCGATCAAAGAGGAAACAGGTAAGAATCGTTGATCAAGTTCTTATTCATCTTCACCGAAAAATTTGTGTTTACAGGTTTTCCGTCTGAACAGGCCATCCAACATGGCAAAGGCAAGCTCTTATTCCAAGGAAAAACATGATATCGCCAAACAGGAAATTAACTTCAATTCTGGGCGTTTCCGCCTATTACCACGATAGTGCGGCTTGTCTCATCCAGAATGGCAGGATTGTGGCGGCTGCCCAAGAAGAACGGTTCACGCGAAAAAAACATGATGCCGGATTCCCGAGCCATGCCGTTGAGTATTGTCTCCGGCAAGGCGGGGTTGGCATGCGCGATGTCGATTATCTGGTGTTCTACGACAAACCTTTTGTGAAATTTGAACGGTTGTTGGAAACATATTTGTCCTATGCCCCCAAGGGACTTGGATCGTTTTTGACCGCTATTCCTGTGTGGATCAAAGAAAAGCTATTTCTGCGAAACTTACTAGAAAAGGCTTTTCGTCAGGTGGGGAGTCTCGAAAAAAAAGACAACCTACCACCGTTGCTCTTTGGGGAGCACCATGAATCACATGCGGCTGCGGCCTTTTTCCCTTCTCCTTATGAGGAAGCGGTTGTTCTATGTATGGACGGGGTAGGCGAATGGGCAACGACTTCAGCCTGGATCGGGCGGGGAAATCAATTAACACCTCTATGGGAAATTCCTTTTCCACATTCCATAGGTCTGCTGTACTCCGCTTTTACCTACTATACGGGGTTTAAGGTCAATTCCGGTGAATATAAAGTAATGGGGCTTGCTCCCTATGGGGAGCCCAAGTATGTGAAAACGATTTTGGACAATGTGGTGGATGTGAAGCCGGATGGCACCTTCCGACTCAATATGGACTATTTTGATTACTGTACTGGCTTACGGATGACCAACAACAAGTTCGACGCCATATTTGGCGGTCCTCCGCGTCAGGCGGAAAGTACTCTCACCCAGCGGGAAATGGATCTGGCCCGGTCTGTACAAGAAGTCACCGAGATGGTCATGCTTCGTCTGGCCAACAGTCTTCATCGAGAAACGGGCCTTTCCAATCTTTGCCTTTCCGGAGGGGTGGCCTTGAATTGTGTCGGAAACGGAAGAGTGCTGCGGGAAGGTCCATTCAGCGGGCTGTGGATTCAGCCTGCCGCAGGCGATGCGGGGAGCGCGTTGGGAGCGGCCTTAAATGTGCATTACAGCTATCTGAATCAGCCCCGGGTATGCCAGGGTCCAAGTGATGCGATGCGAGGCAGTTATTTAGGACCACGTTTTTCCAACCAGGACATTGAATCCAGCCTCCAACAGCTTGAGGCCAGTTATGAGCGTGTGGAGGATTCGGACCTGTATCGTCGAGTGGCGCAGTATTTGGCTGAGGGAAAGGTTATTGGTTGGTTACAGGGGCACATGGAATTTGGTCCTCGGGCTCTAGGAGGACGAAGTATTTTGGGTGACCCCCGCAGCGAGAAAATGCAATCGGTCATGAATTTAAAAATTAAATATCGGGAGTCTTTCCGTCCTTTTGCGCCATCGGTTTTAAGAGAACGAGTGTCTGAGTATTTTGAGATGGATACCGATAGTCCATACATGTTATTGGTGGCCCCGGTTGCCGAGAAGCGACGACGAGCGGTACAACCGGATCAACAAAAACTTTGGGGAATTGATCTGCTCAATGTTCCCAAATCGGATATTCCGGCAGTGACCCATGTGGATTACTCCGCCAGGGTTCAGACGGTGTCTCCTGACACCAATCCTCGGTACTATCAATTGTTGCAGGAATTTGAAAAGCAAACAGGGTGTGCGGTGTTGATCAATACCTCGTTTAATGTTAGGGGTGAACCGATTGTCTGTACCCCTGAAGATGCCTACCGGTGTTTCATGCGGACGGAGATGGATGTCCTTGTGCTGGAAAATTGTCTCGTTTTGAAGGAATTCCAAAAGCCGGTGGAAAAGGATGAAACGTGGATGAAAGAATTTGAATTGGATTAAGCGTGAAAGAGTAACGATATGACATCAACGATTCATCAACCAACGAACAAGGATCTTCGCTCGTTTGGCTTGCTAATGGGCGGAGTCTTTTTAATCGTAGCTGTATGGCCTCTGGTTATTCATGGAGAAAGCCTTCGAGTATGGGCGAGTCTTATCGCCGTGGTTTTTGGGGTAATGGGAATGGTTTTTCCAAAAGGGCTTGGGCCCCTGCATCGCGTATGGATGAAGATCGGCGAAAAATTAGGTTGGATCAATTCCCGGATAATATTAAGCCTCCTGTTCTTTGGGATGTTTACTCCCATGTCGTTTGTTATGGGATTATTGGGGAAACGACCATTGCAACTTGGTTATGACCCTAAGGCGAACAGCTACCGCGTAGTCAAAAAAGCCAGAGCCGCAGACCATGTGCTAAAACCCTTCTAAGGAGGAACAACAGATGACAGGTTTTCTTGGGGAATTGTGGGACTTTATGCGGGAACGAAAAAAGTTCTGGCTCGCCCCCATCATCATCATGCTCTTATTGCTCGGTGGTCTTATAATCCTGAGTGAAGGTTCAGCCGTTGCTCCCTTTATTTATACCTTGTTCTAACTCGAGGGGGAGGGATGGTGGCTCTAGGATATTTGTTTTGAGTGACAGACAAGGTAAGCCTCCTGAATAAAAAGGAGGGAGCTTCAAGCCCCCTCCTTTTGAGACCCCTTGGTGTTCCCGATCGTACGGGGACACATTGTGGACTTATCACTTATTTCGTGGACTTACTCTTTGTGTCCATGGATTTTAAGGCTCCAGGCGACACAATGTTCGGCCGTTCTTCCTTTCCGGGATTCAGGGCATGTGCATCATGAAATCCTGCCGCTTGCTGGAGTGATTCCTCCTGGCTGGGCGGAGATTTTCCAGGGTCATTGGCTACCGGTTGCCCCGTCACCGGAGACTTCGCGTCTCCCATTGGATACCCTGGATGGTTTGGCAGCATGCCGGGATTTCCCAAGGCTAACGTACTTCCCAATAACATACACCCTATTATATTAATGGTGAATAGATTACGGTTCATGATCATCCCCTCCTCTTTGTTCGATACGATCGGAAATCAAGGGGGTAAAGAACTAAAACCTAGTCTAAATATTTTTTTGGCAACCCCAATTGTTGTCTTCCAATTACCGTCCATCCTGCTTTAATTGTCGATATTTCCGACTTTGTTGTGAACGGTTGGGCGATAGATAGGGTTTAATCCGTCACTTGTCTTTGGCATGTTTTCACTGGGCTGAGAGTCCAAGCAGAAACAACCCCAAGACAAATGATGGAACAGATTTCCCTGCTGCCTATCTCCACACCCTCGCGGGACTGGATCTCGGCTAAATCTTTTTTAGCATCTTGAGAAAAGGATGAGGAGGATTTCTGGATGGTGTAGAATACTGCATGGGCGCACCATATTGTTGGTGGAATTGAGTTTATGCCCCTATGGTAAAACCTGAAAATGACCTTGGGCAAGTGGTGCAAAATGGGGCAAGCCTGACGAGTGAGTCACTTAAACACTATCCTGGTAAAGGTTACACATTGAGTTAGTTTTTGAAATGAAAAACTCCAAGATTACACAAAGATTAAATTCACGGAAAAAATGGAATTACCAGAAGAGAATATGAAACATCACCAGTTTGGAAATAAAAACATATGATGGTTGTCGGCACGCCGTGGGCGAAAGTTTTGTCTGGGATTATGCTTGTTAATGAGCGCTTGGTGGCTTGGAGAAGTTCCAAGCCCAATTCAATCTTAATTGAGAGATTTGCGCTGTATTTTGACCCTCAACAGGCTTTCGTGACCTTAGGAATCCTGTAATATAGGAGAATCCCAGGGCTACCCCCCCATGCGATGACGAATGACGGCTCCAAAGAGGGTGGATCATGTGCATTTGATGCAGGTGCCTGTCCGCATGAAATCTTTGTAATAACGGATCTTCCCTCCGGAACATATCCTTTTCATTGCCCACTGCTCCCCATCATGTGGAGTATGGTCGAAGTTGGGATCCCTCTCGCGACCTGATCCGTCTGCCCTTCAAGGGGTCAACGAGAAGGTAAAGGAACTTTGGGTTTTTGGGGTAGGCACCATTTTCCCGCACAACCCCTTGACTCTCAAAAATGGTAAATTATTATTAGAAAAAGGTCCTCAGGATTTGCGGCAACACAAATTGAGATTCCCCCTTATCATCGAAGAAGGGGAATCGGAAATATTTTGAATATGGGAACCCACCGGGTTCAAATCAAGACATATGTCTGGATCTGAACACGAGCAGATAGCAAGGCTCCGAGTCTTTCTGAATCAACAGGTAATTGGCCAGGAGGGTCTTACCCTCAGGCTCTTGATTGCCTTAATGGCTGATGGCCATCTTCTTGTTGAAGGTGCGCCGGGTTTAGCCAAAACTACCGCTATAAAAACCTTGGCCTCCGGGATTGAAGCTGATTTTCACCGGATTCAGTTTACCCCGGATTTACTCCCCGCCGATATTACCGGGACCGATATTTATCGTCCTCACGACGGCTCGTTTCGCTTTCAACAGGGGCCGATTTTTCACAACCTTGTCCTGGCCGATGAAATTAATCGCGCCCCCGCTAAGGTGCAGGCCGCCCTATTAGAGGCCATGGGAGAACATCAAGTGACAATCGGGCGAACCAGTTATCCCTTGCCCGAGTTGTTTTTAGTCATGGCTACCCAAAACCCCATCGAGCAGGAAGGAACGTATCCTTTGCCTGAAGCGCAATTGGATCGTTTTCTACTCTATGTCCGGGTGCAATACCCCGATGTGGAAGGAGAGCGGAAGATTGTCGAACTTGTTCGTCGACAAGCCAGGACCATTCCCGGGGAGGTAAGGGCAGCCCCCACCCCCGTTCCTCAAAAGGTGATTGTGGCGGCTCGACGACAGATGTGGGATTTATATGTTGCGCCCGCACTAGAAGAATATATCGTCCAATTAGTTATGGCCACACGCGAACCCGGGCCCTATAGCTCCACGCTGAAGCGATGGATCCGGTTTGGGGCTAGCCCTCGGGCAACCATTGGAATGGAGCGGTGTGCCAGGGCGCATGCCTGGCTGGAAGGACGCGATTATGTCTCCCCGGAGGACATACAAGTCGTGGCCCATGATGTGTTGCGCCACCGGATTTTACTGACCTTTGAAGCAGAGGCGGAGGGGATTAGGACCGATCAGGTGATCTCAGAAATTTTAAATCATGTGGCCGTTCCGTAAACAGACAACTCCATCAGAATGCCAGCTGAACCATCCCACAGGACAGGGAGTAGAAGTTCGGCTTGCCGATCTTATCAACATGCGTCACCAGACAGGGGTATTGGGAATCAAGACCCGGAAGCGGGTTCATACCCTTTTGGCTGGTGGAGAGCGATCTCCGTTTAAAGGCAGAGGCATGGATTTTGAGGAATCTCGCCGGTATCAACCGGGCGATGATGTGCGCCTCATGGATTGGCGGGTAATGGCGCGAACTCATGAACCCTATCTCAAAGTCTTTCGCGAAGAACGGGAGCGACCTGTCTTCATCGTCGTGGATAATAGAAAGGGAATGCGATTTGGGACTAAGGTGGCCTTTAAGTCGGTGATTGCCGCCCATGCGGCGGCATTACTGGGATGGGCATCGCACGAGCGAGGAGACCGGGTCGGGGGAGTGGTTTTTTCAGATGTGGACCATGTGGAACTCCGACCCAGGGGAGGGAGAACCGGAGTGCTCCGACTTCTCAATATCCTGGCTCAAAATAGCGTCCACCCACCACAGATACTTGAGCGCCAGACTCCCATTACCTCACCTTTTCAGTTGGCCTTAAATCGAGTCCAGGCAACCGCCAAGCCCGGAAGCCTCATTTTTCTCTTAAGCGATTTTCGCGATTGGGATTATCAGGCCAAACAGACTCTCATCCGATTGGGCGGGCATCAGGATGTGGTGGCCATCTTCACGTATGACCAATTGGAACAAGAGCCCCCACCCGCCGGCCAATATCCTGTGACGGACGGTATACGCATGGGAATATTGAATACAGGATCTGCCAAAACAATCCAATCCTATTCAGAGTGCTTTAGGGAACGATATGAAGATGTCCGGACCCTGTGCCTATCCCGTGGAATCGGATTCATTCCTTTGGGAACCCACGACGATATTCTTTTCCAAATGCGTGGTGGGTTCCAGGATCTTGGACATCGGCGAAGTGCCCATCACAGTATGGCATGACGGGAATGGGCTAACATGCCGACGGCAAGTTCTCCCTTACAAGGGCTCCGGGATGTGCATCTGCCACCTCCGATTTCTTTGTGGCCTCCGGCTCCAGGTTGGTGGATCACATTGGGTCTGGTCATGATGGGAGTCATCCTGTGCCTGTGGATTCTGAGAAATCGACGTCGAAAACAGTCGTGTCGACTTGCGATGAATGAACTGAGTGCGATCAAACAGTACTATGAGACCCATCGAGATGACCAATGGCTGATTCAACGCCTTTCGGTCATGGTCCGTCGCTATGCCTTGGCCCGCTTCCCTCGAACCGAAGTCGCAGGGCTCGCGGGAATGGCCTGGCTGCAGTTTTTGGACCGGTCGGGTCGAACCAATCAATTCACTGACGGGATTGGCCATCTGTTAAGTTCAGGGCCCTACCAACAGCAGGCGGTGTCGGCTGCCGAACTGGTGCCCCTGGTCGAACAGTGGATTAAGCAGGTGACTTCACCCACAGAGAAGGGCACGGCATGATGACGCTGGCCTGGCCATGGGTGTTGGCGCTTGTTCTGTGTCCCTGGATGGTGCGTCGTTGGGCAACCCCTGTCTCCAATTCATCCTGCCGGGCCATGAGGGTGCCGCATTTTGAAGACATTATGTCCCTTCAGTCCAACCAGTTGATTGGGCCGACTCGTTCACGGCACTCAACATTGTTTTGGGCGGGGATATGTATCTGGGCCGCCTTGCTCATTGCGGCTGCC harbors:
- the atpD gene encoding F0F1 ATP synthase subunit beta — its product is MVGTDVGNGKVIQVIGPVVDVEFPPGKLPNIFNALTITHRSEDQDVQSGIQVTLEVAQHLGENRVRAVAMSSTDGLVRGLEVKDTGAPISVPVGRETLGRVVNVLGDPVDGFGAVKTEKRWSIHRSAPALEDQETKTEILETGIKVIDLLEPYAKGGKVGLFGGAGVGKTVIIMELINNIALHHGGFSVFAGVGERTREGNDLWHEMQESKVIDPHDFSKSKAALVYGQMNEPPGARLRVGLTGLTIAEYFRDEEHQDVLLFVDNIFRFTQAGSEVSALLGRMPSAVGYQPTLGTEMGTLQERITSTKKGSITSVQAIYVPADDLTDPAPATAFAHLDATTVLSRQLAELGIYPAVDPLDSTSRILDPHILGEEHYQVVQRVQGTLQRYKDLQDIIAILGMDELSEDDKQIVARARKLQRFLSQPFHVAEAFTGSPGKYVKLVDTVRSFKEIVDGKYDDLPEQAFYMVGPIEEAIEKAEKLGYKR
- a CDS encoding F0F1 ATP synthase subunit epsilon; translation: MAGAGVTASSGKILLEVVTPDHRLLSKEVDYVSAPGSEGDFGVLPGHCHFLTTLRIGELQYRIGEQTAYMAVLWGFAEVTPTKVTILAEIAEKAEDINVERAEDAVRKAEERLERGGLPSEVEEARVSLEKARLRQKIAGRHRQQADSRLI
- a CDS encoding RluA family pseudouridine synthase, with amino-acid sequence MPHVATRTEFIVTAGESPKRLDHFLAHREPYFSRTALQRLIEDGHITVGGQVVKPSHKVRPGDFIVLVVPRPEPVAINPEPIPLVILYEDEFLLVLNKPAGLVVHPAPGHWTGTLVNALLHHMQSGEGHLSTIGGKERPGLVHRLDKETTGILVVAKNDQAHRLLAGQFKAHSIIRVYEAFVWEGPKTREGRIELWIGRDTKDRKTFSARTTNPKESLTGYRVKERFGAAAAHVELFPGTGRTHQLRVHLKAIGCPILGDQTYGGKKVMAIGGIGIPRVMLHAKVLGFVHPVSNKMMTFSAELPEDMVTVLNGLKGREDAWSS
- a CDS encoding glycosyltransferase family 39 protein; translated protein: MNSSWVAFLERPSIHIPLLVVIGFLAFSSNASISLFGETEGLYAIITHTMMAAEDYVHLWLRGEPYFSKPPLFFWLQAGFIHGLGWSEAALRLPSIVSSLGTMITTYYLGRLLFSGMAGSWAALVCATCYAGLWFGPLAIIDPVLTFCMTLGMYAWARAYFQESSQYWYLIGFMALALGSMVKTLHAMALPVLVMGIFLWMRRDERVFRESYFWVGFVLSGLLLSGYYLLLGPEFRQHFFFEENLKRMISVSGDQQYSAWEAYWGKRPIFWYGLVIWFDFFPWSALLPSGLFLLWKRRPWLESPKELWVFLWVVVYFVALSLGPEKHERYLMPLLPAFGLLVGYVYHRLLREAPVLEGKGMLRGLLACLGGIFLVSVFLGPILLQKKWHVPLDVMPLILRVGLGTLGLIMIGLAVKNYLRMGLMGVGVLGVALMVTVTGFIIPGIQAEGSPRLAFDENQRRLNNQTDPISVFQSWDWRGDEDEFYWDYLHGRSRIVGKGLKDSLALEELKRDVQQSTRLVMMTKDQYQQIISDAPNLSANVLFEFYRSKKNIVLLSLGWRAQLADSWDTQKQ
- a CDS encoding dienelactone hydrolase family protein, whose protein sequence is MNYFHRLGLCLLMIVCAWSSQVEARVQIKTIPYNHGEVGLEGVVAWDDEIKGKRPGILVVHEWWGLNEYARTRAEQLAALGYVAVAVDMYGKGKVTTHPDEARQWMQQTTANVKMWQARANEGFRLLQTNPLVDQTRLAAIGYCFGGATVMQMVYDGAPVKGVVSFHGSLPLPPAYSAVKSSVKILIAHGEADPFLSQDHIRKFKHALDEAGLDWHMVIFGGAQHGFTNPSANQYGMNGVQYQEQADRRSWEHMKMFFDELFR